In a single window of the Hyalangium gracile genome:
- a CDS encoding helix-turn-helix domain-containing protein — MHLGATIRLLRVDAGLSLRDLARRIGVSSAYLSRVEHGLDAVPTPERLAAIARELDVPPTLLMDVAHRVNPFVASYLEQVPGAGTLFLDIARRRLSSSQLARVRDFLDEEFPARGASREESAPALAPLLTPERVILKLSCAAMEDARDMAIGRICGATPGVPAARLAEELARREAEASSAVGNGVAVPHAIIEGLTPMAALVTLGKPLRHDTPDGQPLRLLIVLVGGDRGRARLMRLAHVARLASHGLATRLQDAQHPREVLTHLEELEALR, encoded by the coding sequence ATGCACCTGGGAGCAACCATCCGGCTCTTGCGCGTCGACGCGGGCCTGTCACTACGAGACCTGGCCCGGCGCATCGGCGTGTCCAGCGCCTACCTGAGCCGCGTGGAGCATGGGCTGGATGCCGTCCCCACGCCCGAGCGGCTCGCGGCCATCGCGCGCGAGCTGGACGTGCCCCCCACGCTGCTGATGGACGTGGCGCACCGGGTGAACCCCTTCGTGGCCAGCTACCTGGAGCAGGTGCCCGGCGCCGGGACGCTCTTCCTGGACATCGCGCGCAGGCGGCTCTCCAGCAGCCAGCTGGCGCGGGTGCGCGACTTCCTGGATGAGGAGTTCCCGGCGCGGGGCGCCTCCCGCGAGGAGTCCGCGCCGGCCCTGGCGCCGCTGCTCACCCCCGAGCGCGTCATCCTCAAGCTGTCCTGCGCGGCCATGGAGGATGCGCGAGACATGGCCATCGGACGCATCTGCGGCGCCACCCCGGGGGTGCCAGCGGCCCGGCTCGCCGAGGAGCTGGCGCGGCGCGAGGCCGAGGCCTCCTCCGCGGTGGGCAATGGCGTGGCGGTTCCCCACGCCATCATCGAGGGGCTGACGCCGATGGCCGCCCTGGTGACGCTGGGCAAGCCGCTGCGCCACGACACACCCGACGGACAGCCGCTGCGCCTGCTCATCGTCCTGGTGGGCGGAGACCGGGGCCGGGCCCGGCTCATGCGCCTGGCCCACGTGGCGCGCCTGGCCAGCCACGGCCTCGCCACCCGGCTGCAGGACGCCCAGCATCCCCGCGAGGTGCTCACGCACCTGGAGGAGCTGGAGGCCCTGCGCTGA
- a CDS encoding cation:proton antiporter domain-containing protein yields the protein MHSFAQSPLTLLIVQLIVIIGVSRLIGKGARWLGQPLVIAEVVAGILLGPSLLGWLAPQAMETLFPQSSMGILKMLSQVGLILFMFLIGLELDPKLLKGRGHASVAISHTSIVVPFALGAGAAALWLYRILAEPGVSFTSFVLFMGVAMSITAFPVLARILTERRLLQSRVGAIAITCAAVDDVTGWCLLAFVVSIVRASDVTHAAWTTLFTMLYIAFMLFAVRPFLARLGARVASREGLTQNVVAATLVLLLASSWATEFIGIHALFGAFMLGAIIPKEGGLAESLAEKLEDVAVVLLLPVFFAYSGLRTQVGLLNSADSWLICGAIILLACLGKFGGSAVAARLTGMRWREAGAVGVLMNTRGLMELIVLNIGLDLGVISPKLFTMMVVMALVTTFLTTPLLRWIYPAEQMARDRLVPAAGAPVAAVPSFSLMMCVSHGNTGPGMVTLANALMGVERDTSHLYALHLIPSSERASFHLRHEAQPPSESALAPLMERAGKLSLPVRPLSFVSTDPGTDICRTAEAKQASLILLGWHKPLLSQTVLGGTVHEVMQEARTDVAVLVDRGLSSVRRVLVPFMGGSHDRAALALARRLLKHADAEVTVLHVTSPDHKKRASAQVEELFPEAGRQVSFKVVQHETPEEAALEEAARGYDLIVVGAGQEWGLEDRRWGLHRERIIQESPVSLLVVRRPAPIVEQVPVTEEEGLRTTDGTVA from the coding sequence ATGCACAGTTTCGCGCAAAGCCCGCTCACGCTGCTCATCGTCCAGCTCATCGTCATCATTGGCGTCTCCCGGCTGATCGGAAAGGGGGCGCGCTGGCTGGGACAGCCCCTGGTCATCGCGGAGGTGGTCGCGGGCATCCTGCTGGGGCCGTCCCTGCTGGGGTGGCTGGCTCCGCAGGCCATGGAGACGCTCTTCCCCCAGAGCTCCATGGGCATCCTGAAGATGCTGAGCCAGGTGGGGCTCATCCTCTTCATGTTCCTCATCGGCCTGGAGCTGGACCCGAAGCTGCTCAAGGGTCGGGGCCACGCCTCGGTGGCCATCAGCCACACGAGCATCGTCGTGCCGTTCGCGCTGGGCGCTGGCGCCGCGGCGCTGTGGCTCTACCGCATCCTCGCCGAGCCCGGGGTGTCGTTCACCTCGTTCGTCCTCTTCATGGGCGTGGCGATGAGCATCACCGCCTTCCCGGTGCTCGCGCGCATCCTCACCGAGCGCCGCCTGCTCCAGTCCCGGGTGGGCGCCATCGCCATCACCTGCGCGGCGGTGGATGACGTGACGGGCTGGTGCCTGCTGGCCTTCGTGGTGTCCATCGTCCGGGCCTCGGACGTGACGCACGCGGCGTGGACGACGCTCTTCACGATGCTCTACATCGCCTTCATGCTGTTCGCCGTCCGCCCCTTCCTGGCGAGGCTGGGGGCGCGCGTGGCCAGCCGTGAGGGGCTCACCCAGAACGTCGTCGCCGCCACCCTGGTGCTGCTGCTGGCCTCCAGCTGGGCCACCGAGTTCATCGGCATCCACGCCCTGTTCGGGGCCTTCATGCTCGGCGCCATCATCCCCAAGGAGGGCGGGCTGGCCGAGTCGCTCGCGGAGAAGCTCGAGGACGTGGCCGTGGTGCTGCTGCTGCCCGTCTTCTTCGCCTACAGCGGCCTGCGCACCCAGGTGGGCCTGCTCAACAGCGCCGACTCCTGGCTCATCTGCGGCGCCATCATCCTGCTGGCCTGCCTGGGCAAGTTCGGCGGCAGCGCCGTGGCCGCGCGGCTGACGGGCATGCGCTGGCGCGAGGCCGGCGCCGTGGGAGTCCTGATGAACACCCGCGGCCTGATGGAGCTCATCGTGCTCAACATCGGCCTGGACCTGGGCGTCATCTCTCCCAAGCTCTTCACCATGATGGTGGTGATGGCGCTGGTGACGACGTTCCTCACCACCCCGCTGCTGCGCTGGATCTACCCCGCCGAGCAGATGGCGCGTGATCGGCTGGTGCCGGCCGCCGGCGCGCCCGTGGCCGCCGTCCCCTCCTTCAGCCTGATGATGTGCGTCTCGCACGGGAACACGGGCCCGGGGATGGTGACGCTCGCCAACGCCCTCATGGGCGTGGAGAGGGACACCTCCCACCTCTACGCGCTGCACCTCATCCCCTCGTCGGAGCGAGCCTCCTTCCACCTGCGGCACGAGGCACAGCCGCCCAGCGAGTCCGCGCTGGCGCCGCTGATGGAGCGCGCCGGCAAGCTGAGCCTCCCGGTGCGGCCCCTGTCCTTCGTCTCGACCGACCCGGGCACGGACATCTGCCGCACCGCCGAGGCCAAGCAGGCGAGCCTCATCCTCCTGGGCTGGCACAAGCCGCTGCTGAGCCAGACGGTGCTCGGCGGCACCGTCCACGAGGTGATGCAGGAGGCCCGGACCGACGTCGCGGTCCTCGTCGACCGGGGGCTGTCGAGCGTGCGGCGGGTGCTGGTCCCCTTCATGGGGGGCTCGCACGACCGCGCGGCGCTGGCGCTGGCCCGCCGACTCCTGAAGCACGCGGACGCGGAGGTGACGGTGCTCCACGTCACCTCGCCCGACCACAAGAAGCGGGCGAGCGCCCAGGTGGAGGAGCTGTTCCCGGAGGCGGGGCGGCAGGTCTCCTTCAAGGTCGTTCAGCACGAGACGCCGGAGGAGGCCGCGCTGGAGGAGGCGGCGCGAGGCTACGATCTCATCGTCGTCGGAGCGGGCCAGGAGTGGGGCCTGGAGGACCGGCGCTGGGGCCTGCACCGCGAGCGCATCATCCAGGAGTCCCCCGTGTCGCTGCTCGTGGTGCGTCGCCCGGCTCCCATCGTGGAGCAGGTCCCCGTGACGGAGGAGGAGGGCCTGCGGACCACCGACGGCACGGTGGCCTGA
- a CDS encoding peptidyl-prolyl cis-trans isomerase, protein MRLSHLLSVSTVSLLLLAGCDKGGQGSTSAASGSGSSAAAKGTPVVTFEGGAVTLEQLQGYISQMNPAARTRIESLEQRREYAQGLARFELFVTEARRRGLENDPEVREAMKRAMVQRLLFKEFDEKAPPISQEELAAYYESHKAEFVQPARARYSHLLVPAPKDGPERAAKKKLAQALHQKASKLQPLDFDAFDALIVEASGNPAAKPAEADTHLVTPDELKARLGAPVATAASQLKQPGELAPVVESELGFHLLKLTDLRPEKNQTLDAVSTVLRSRMARERRDARVAKFTEELQERANFKTDEAALQKLQVDLQAPQAASSGPVPGFLPSPAPSR, encoded by the coding sequence ATGCGCCTCTCCCACTTGCTGTCCGTGTCCACCGTCTCGCTCCTCCTGCTCGCCGGCTGTGACAAGGGCGGGCAGGGCTCGACGTCCGCAGCGTCCGGCTCCGGCTCCTCGGCCGCCGCGAAGGGCACGCCGGTGGTCACCTTCGAGGGGGGCGCCGTCACCCTGGAGCAGCTGCAGGGCTACATCTCGCAGATGAACCCGGCGGCGCGCACCCGCATCGAGTCGCTGGAGCAGCGCCGCGAGTACGCGCAGGGGCTGGCGCGCTTCGAGCTCTTCGTCACCGAGGCGCGGCGCCGGGGGCTGGAGAATGATCCGGAGGTGCGGGAGGCGATGAAGCGCGCCATGGTGCAGCGGCTGCTCTTCAAGGAGTTCGACGAGAAGGCGCCGCCCATCTCCCAGGAGGAGCTCGCCGCCTACTACGAGTCGCACAAGGCCGAGTTCGTCCAGCCGGCCCGCGCGCGCTACTCGCACCTGCTGGTGCCCGCGCCCAAGGACGGGCCCGAGCGCGCCGCGAAGAAGAAGCTCGCTCAGGCCCTGCACCAGAAGGCCAGCAAGCTCCAGCCGCTGGACTTCGATGCCTTCGATGCGCTGATCGTCGAGGCCTCGGGCAACCCGGCCGCGAAGCCCGCCGAGGCGGACACCCACCTGGTGACGCCCGACGAGCTGAAGGCGCGGCTGGGAGCGCCCGTGGCGACCGCCGCCAGCCAGCTGAAGCAGCCCGGAGAGCTGGCGCCCGTGGTGGAGTCCGAGCTGGGCTTCCACCTGCTCAAGCTCACGGACCTGCGGCCCGAGAAGAACCAGACCCTGGACGCCGTCAGCACCGTGCTGCGCTCGCGCATGGCCCGCGAGCGCAGGGACGCGCGCGTGGCGAAGTTCACCGAGGAGCTCCAGGAGCGGGCGAACTTCAAGACGGATGAGGCGGCGCTCCAGAAGCTCCAGGTGGATCTCCAGGCGCCGCAGGCGGCATCCTCGGGCCCGGTGCCCGGCTTCCTCCCCTCGCCGGCGCCGAGCCGCTGA
- a CDS encoding DUF6896 domain-containing protein → MAEGRSAAGCLVLLRQFVSLQAELVKAWLRFHPEGLDPWASRRLPRHGEIFVRGESWSFHRHGVGVDFQGQDSRRMVDVHRGVGTPELFDSWRLMLYLESLNVGFVRVGARDFPTDDERSVEQWLVELEKLGLVERDRSSEKLWRLAPTN, encoded by the coding sequence GTGGCTGAAGGTAGATCCGCGGCAGGGTGCCTGGTGCTGCTGCGACAGTTCGTCTCGCTTCAGGCCGAGCTGGTGAAGGCCTGGCTGCGCTTCCACCCCGAGGGGCTGGATCCGTGGGCCTCGCGGCGCCTGCCGCGCCATGGGGAGATCTTCGTCCGGGGCGAGAGCTGGAGCTTCCACCGCCATGGGGTGGGCGTGGACTTCCAGGGGCAGGACTCGCGGCGGATGGTGGATGTGCACCGGGGCGTGGGGACGCCGGAGCTGTTCGACTCCTGGCGCCTGATGCTGTACCTGGAGTCGCTCAACGTGGGCTTCGTCCGGGTGGGAGCCCGGGACTTCCCCACGGATGACGAGCGCTCCGTGGAGCAGTGGCTGGTGGAGCTGGAGAAGCTGGGTCTCGTCGAGCGGGATCGCTCGAGCGAGAAGCTGTGGCGGCTGGCTCCGACGAACTGA
- a CDS encoding DUF5011 domain-containing protein, which translates to MSTLSACGPTAPVEPDATGASTSALTTSPELSIPLFHPLASMDQVEPVLAAGNGVYLVAWKEHIGGTLQLVAARVRASDGAMLDAAPLVIDTPHPTFGRLTGPSVAFDGTHFLVVYGKLSPSNYHHNEDIMAKRVRATDGAVVDSSPIYISSIPSSYDTVRPTVVFNGSYYLVLWETLMIPSGWSLYGAYVRPSGQVLPNSNFQVTPNASNAQLTLGSGTNSLAAWSEGPQGKISVGWFFADAPLVIRTFTVTESGGWNPAIAYDGTTFLVVWSEAGGVVKARRVRLTQVQGQPFSDTAFTVGEGATSPAVVSADSQSFRVTFHAMRNGVAQLVSTRVLPDGTVAPGAEQTLATTPSTERPAFASLGPAQKLVAYKQYSSESMYSRIKVRLVSDVQDELCTTGQPSLQLNGASTQLVECGSGPYVDLGAQAFNGCGFPMPVTAYNTGKDASGPGPNTAAEGSYFVSYAAWDGSGSVNATRTVQVKDRTAPTLTLKGPAFSTHTCGSQWVDPGVEAKDTCYGNVTAQVWHTGEVNGWAEGTYTVTYSLTDTGGNSATPITRTVEVVDCPW; encoded by the coding sequence TTGAGCACCCTCTCGGCGTGCGGTCCCACGGCTCCAGTCGAGCCGGATGCCACGGGCGCTTCGACCAGCGCCCTCACCACCTCTCCTGAGCTCAGCATCCCGCTCTTCCACCCGCTCGCCAGCATGGACCAGGTGGAGCCCGTCCTCGCGGCCGGCAATGGTGTCTACCTCGTGGCCTGGAAGGAGCACATCGGTGGCACCCTCCAGCTCGTGGCCGCACGGGTGCGGGCGTCCGACGGGGCCATGCTGGATGCCGCCCCCCTCGTCATCGACACGCCGCACCCCACCTTTGGGCGCTTGACGGGTCCCTCGGTCGCCTTCGATGGAACCCACTTCCTGGTGGTCTACGGCAAGCTGTCTCCCAGCAACTACCACCATAACGAAGACATCATGGCCAAGAGGGTGAGGGCCACGGATGGAGCGGTGGTCGACAGCAGCCCCATCTACATCAGCTCCATCCCCAGCTCCTACGACACCGTCCGCCCCACGGTGGTCTTCAATGGCAGCTACTATCTGGTCCTCTGGGAGACCCTGATGATTCCCTCGGGCTGGTCACTCTATGGGGCCTATGTGAGGCCCTCGGGCCAGGTCCTCCCCAACTCGAACTTCCAGGTGACTCCGAATGCATCCAACGCGCAGCTGACCTTGGGCTCCGGGACCAACTCCCTCGCCGCATGGTCGGAGGGGCCGCAGGGGAAGATCAGCGTGGGGTGGTTCTTCGCGGACGCGCCCCTGGTGATCCGGACCTTCACCGTCACCGAGTCGGGAGGCTGGAACCCGGCGATTGCCTACGATGGCACCACCTTCCTCGTGGTGTGGAGCGAGGCCGGTGGCGTCGTGAAGGCCCGGCGGGTGAGGCTGACGCAGGTGCAGGGACAGCCCTTCAGCGACACGGCCTTCACCGTGGGCGAGGGCGCCACCTCGCCGGCCGTCGTGAGCGCTGACTCGCAGAGCTTCCGCGTCACCTTCCACGCCATGCGCAACGGGGTGGCCCAGCTCGTCAGCACGCGCGTGCTCCCCGATGGAACGGTGGCACCCGGCGCGGAGCAGACGCTGGCGACCACCCCGAGCACGGAGCGCCCCGCGTTCGCGTCCCTGGGACCGGCCCAGAAGCTGGTGGCCTACAAGCAGTACAGCTCGGAGTCGATGTACTCCCGCATCAAGGTGCGCCTCGTCTCGGACGTGCAGGATGAGCTGTGCACCACGGGGCAGCCCTCCCTGCAGCTCAACGGCGCCTCGACGCAGCTCGTGGAGTGCGGCTCGGGTCCGTATGTGGACCTGGGCGCCCAGGCGTTCAACGGCTGCGGCTTCCCGATGCCCGTGACGGCCTACAACACGGGCAAGGACGCCTCCGGCCCCGGCCCGAACACGGCCGCGGAGGGCAGCTACTTCGTCTCGTACGCGGCCTGGGATGGCTCGGGCTCCGTCAACGCCACCCGGACCGTGCAGGTGAAGGATCGGACGGCCCCGACACTGACGCTCAAGGGCCCGGCCTTCTCCACGCACACGTGCGGCAGCCAGTGGGTGGACCCCGGCGTGGAGGCAAAGGACACGTGCTACGGCAACGTCACGGCCCAGGTGTGGCACACCGGTGAGGTGAATGGCTGGGCGGAGGGCACCTATACGGTGACCTACTCGCTGACCGACACGGGCGGCAACAGCGCCACCCCCATCACGCGCACCGTCGAGGTCGTCGACTGCCCCTGGTAG
- the mfd gene encoding transcription-repair coupling factor — MDTPFGQRLGVEALRGAPPMVGDPFAHVLERLQPGRRVRTQGIQGAARGYVLARLSRSLQAPLVCVAVDEEAADALASDLAFFLGGSGTALEPQVLRLPADEVLPYDELSPEPTAISERLGALFHLSQGSRFPALVISMRALLRKVLPPPMMRELSALISVGQDFDRDSLARKLASMGYQNSPLVEDPGTFSVRGGILDVFSPLYERPVRLEFFGDTIESIRVFDPDSQRTVDSLKQVYLVPAREAMLTELTRPRAEAAARAVADRINLPTIKLRERLDALREGLPGFGLEGLLPGFFEGGLGTLFDYLRLWAKDPLFYFDDPVGLDRAASDLWAELERSFQAADERQDLTFPPPEHFLTRAQAEAQLASARVLEGGGLALSPTEQQPPVVFSFGTTQDLREAILAHHGEEGALTPLVERLQRWRDMRVACAIACGTLSQADRLKRLLLDRNVMVRIHEEPLGDVLKLYEPSVHAHLFTGEVSHGFVDGAGGLALLTDEEIFGVRARRRVRRSKKMEAFGAGFGDLKEGDLIVHSDFGIGRYAGLTKMEVVRGVPGDFLVLEYAGRDKIYLPVSRMRLIQKFTGGDPTKVQLDKLGTPGWEKTKKRVKEQLLKMAAELLQIAAARKAHPGHAFSAPDRYFSQFEADFEFEETPDQAKAIEDVLADMQKPEPMDRLVCGDVGYGKTEVAMRAAFKATLDRKQVAVLVPTTVLAQQHFLSFKKRFKDYPVTVEVISGMKKPPEVREILKRAKEGKVDILIGTHKLLAGDVAFKDLGLLVVDEEQRFGVKQKEQIKRLRTQVDVLTLTATPIPRTLHMSMSGVRDMSIIATPPQDRRAIRTFVMKFDPPVIKEAIEREVARGGQVFFVHNRVQSIASMEKFLRELVPNVTVGVAHGQMGEGQLEKVMLEFTEKKYQVLLCTSIIESGIDISSANTMIVNRADAFGLAQLYQLRGRVGRSRERAYAYLLVPARRAVTRDAQRRLEVLQNFTELGAGFSIASHDLEIRGAGNLLGEKQSGAIAEIGFDMYAQLLEEAVAELQGQEPRTQIEPELTLPLAALIPDDYVPDVHQRLVFYKRFAQASHPDEVTDLRAELVDRYGEAPDEVDNLSELTLLKIDMRDLRLRALESGAGRLVVTLGADALLDGPKVAMLVQRSKGVYRLTPDMKLIAKIPETTKGQALVVEAKKVLRDLHTCAQPQA, encoded by the coding sequence GAGACCCCTTCGCGCACGTCCTGGAGCGCCTCCAGCCCGGACGCCGCGTGCGGACCCAGGGCATCCAGGGAGCCGCGCGCGGCTATGTGCTCGCCCGCCTCTCGCGCAGCCTCCAGGCGCCGCTCGTCTGCGTGGCGGTGGACGAGGAGGCAGCCGACGCCCTGGCCTCCGACCTGGCCTTCTTCCTGGGCGGCAGCGGCACCGCGCTGGAGCCCCAGGTGCTGCGCCTGCCCGCGGACGAGGTGCTGCCCTATGACGAGCTGTCCCCGGAGCCGACCGCCATCAGCGAGCGGCTGGGAGCCCTCTTCCACCTGAGCCAGGGCTCGCGCTTCCCGGCGCTGGTCATCTCCATGCGGGCGCTGCTGCGCAAGGTGCTGCCCCCGCCGATGATGCGGGAGCTGTCGGCGCTCATCTCCGTGGGCCAGGACTTCGACCGGGACTCGCTGGCGCGCAAGCTCGCCTCCATGGGCTACCAGAACAGCCCGTTGGTGGAGGACCCGGGGACGTTCTCCGTGCGCGGCGGCATCCTGGATGTCTTCAGCCCGCTCTACGAGCGCCCCGTCCGGCTCGAGTTCTTCGGAGACACCATCGAGTCCATCCGCGTCTTCGACCCGGACAGCCAGCGCACCGTGGACTCGCTCAAGCAGGTGTACCTGGTGCCCGCGCGCGAGGCGATGCTCACCGAGCTGACGCGTCCGCGCGCCGAGGCCGCCGCCCGCGCCGTGGCCGACCGCATCAACCTGCCCACCATCAAGCTGCGCGAGCGGCTGGACGCCCTGCGCGAGGGCCTGCCCGGCTTCGGCCTGGAGGGCCTGCTGCCCGGCTTCTTCGAGGGCGGGCTGGGGACCCTCTTCGACTACCTGCGCCTGTGGGCGAAGGACCCGCTCTTCTACTTCGATGACCCGGTGGGCCTGGACCGCGCCGCCAGTGACTTGTGGGCGGAGCTGGAGCGCTCCTTCCAGGCCGCGGACGAGCGGCAGGACCTCACCTTCCCGCCGCCGGAGCACTTCCTCACGCGAGCGCAGGCCGAGGCACAGCTCGCCAGCGCGCGGGTGCTGGAGGGCGGCGGTCTGGCGCTCAGCCCGACAGAGCAGCAGCCTCCGGTGGTGTTCTCCTTCGGCACGACGCAGGACCTGCGCGAGGCCATCCTGGCGCACCACGGCGAGGAGGGAGCGCTCACCCCGCTGGTGGAGCGGCTGCAGCGCTGGCGGGACATGCGCGTGGCGTGCGCCATCGCCTGCGGCACGCTGAGCCAGGCGGACCGGCTCAAGCGCCTGCTGCTGGACCGCAACGTGATGGTCCGCATCCACGAGGAGCCGCTGGGGGACGTGCTCAAGCTGTACGAGCCCTCCGTCCACGCCCACCTCTTCACCGGCGAGGTGAGCCACGGCTTCGTGGATGGCGCCGGTGGGCTGGCGCTGCTCACGGACGAGGAGATCTTCGGCGTCCGGGCCCGGCGCCGCGTGCGCCGCTCCAAGAAGATGGAGGCCTTCGGCGCGGGCTTCGGCGACCTGAAGGAAGGCGACCTCATCGTCCACAGCGACTTCGGCATCGGCCGCTACGCGGGCCTGACGAAGATGGAGGTGGTGCGAGGCGTGCCGGGAGACTTCCTGGTGCTGGAGTACGCCGGGAGGGACAAGATCTACCTGCCCGTGAGCCGCATGCGGCTCATCCAGAAGTTCACGGGCGGAGACCCGACGAAGGTCCAGCTCGACAAGCTGGGCACGCCGGGCTGGGAGAAGACGAAGAAGCGCGTCAAGGAGCAGCTGCTCAAGATGGCGGCGGAGCTGTTGCAGATCGCCGCCGCGCGCAAGGCGCACCCGGGCCATGCCTTCTCCGCGCCGGACCGCTACTTCTCCCAGTTCGAGGCGGACTTCGAGTTCGAGGAGACGCCGGACCAGGCCAAGGCCATCGAGGACGTGCTGGCGGACATGCAGAAGCCCGAGCCGATGGATCGGCTGGTCTGCGGCGACGTGGGCTACGGCAAGACGGAGGTGGCCATGCGCGCCGCCTTCAAGGCCACGCTGGACCGCAAGCAGGTGGCGGTGCTGGTGCCCACCACCGTGCTGGCCCAGCAGCACTTCCTGTCCTTCAAGAAGCGCTTCAAGGACTACCCCGTCACGGTGGAGGTCATCTCCGGGATGAAGAAGCCTCCCGAGGTGCGGGAGATCCTCAAGCGGGCCAAGGAGGGCAAGGTCGACATCCTCATCGGCACGCACAAGCTGCTGGCCGGGGACGTGGCCTTCAAGGACCTGGGGCTGCTCGTGGTGGACGAGGAGCAGCGCTTCGGCGTGAAGCAGAAGGAGCAGATCAAGCGGCTGCGCACGCAGGTGGACGTGCTCACGCTGACGGCCACGCCCATTCCCCGCACGCTGCACATGTCCATGTCCGGCGTGCGGGACATGAGCATCATCGCCACGCCGCCGCAGGACCGGCGCGCCATCCGCACCTTCGTGATGAAGTTCGACCCGCCCGTCATCAAGGAGGCCATCGAGCGCGAGGTGGCTCGCGGCGGGCAGGTGTTCTTCGTCCACAACCGGGTGCAGTCCATCGCGTCGATGGAGAAGTTCCTCCGGGAGCTGGTGCCCAACGTCACCGTCGGCGTGGCGCACGGACAGATGGGCGAGGGCCAGCTCGAGAAGGTGATGCTGGAGTTCACCGAGAAGAAGTACCAGGTGCTCCTGTGCACCTCGATCATCGAGAGCGGCATCGACATCTCCAGCGCCAACACGATGATCGTCAACCGGGCGGACGCCTTCGGCCTGGCGCAGCTCTACCAGCTGCGAGGGCGCGTGGGCCGCTCCAGGGAGCGCGCGTACGCGTACCTGCTGGTGCCCGCGCGGCGGGCGGTCACGCGGGACGCGCAGCGGCGCCTGGAGGTGCTCCAGAACTTCACCGAGCTGGGCGCGGGCTTCTCCATCGCCAGTCATGACCTGGAGATCCGCGGCGCCGGCAACCTGCTGGGCGAGAAGCAGTCCGGAGCCATCGCGGAGATCGGCTTCGACATGTACGCGCAGCTGCTCGAGGAGGCCGTGGCGGAGCTGCAGGGCCAGGAGCCGCGCACGCAGATCGAGCCGGAGCTCACCCTCCCCCTGGCGGCGCTCATCCCGGACGACTACGTGCCGGACGTGCACCAGCGGCTCGTCTTCTACAAGCGCTTCGCCCAGGCCAGCCACCCGGACGAGGTGACGGACCTGCGCGCCGAGCTGGTGGACCGCTACGGCGAGGCGCCCGACGAGGTGGACAACCTCTCGGAGCTGACGCTGCTGAAGATAGACATGCGCGACCTGCGGCTGCGCGCGCTGGAGTCCGGCGCGGGCCGGCTGGTGGTGACGCTGGGCGCGGACGCGCTGCTGGACGGGCCCAAGGTGGCCATGCTGGTGCAGCGCTCCAAGGGCGTCTACCGGCTCACCCCTGACATGAAGCTCATCGCGAAGATCCCCGAGACCACCAAGGGCCAGGCCCTGGTCGTCGAGGCCAAGAAGGTTCTGAGGGATCTCCACACCTGCGCGCAGCCACAGGCGTGA